A stretch of the Vitis vinifera cultivar Pinot Noir 40024 chromosome 16, ASM3070453v1 genome encodes the following:
- the LOC100250543 gene encoding uncharacterized protein LOC100250543, whose translation MLKFQRYFLHGSGYFRHFSDSIWRPFMKAPARSSAILFFFLFLFIGAFLSTRLLDSATSLPTTSVEKPILPTGTAHKPFKIPKKPPVKIEYPLNCSAGNLTRTCPRNYPTAFSPEDPDRPSPPECPHYFRWIYGDLRPWMKSGITREMVERAKRTATFKLVILNGRAYVEKYQRAFQTRDVFTLWGILQLLRRYPGKVPDLELMFDCVDWPVIQSNEYRGPNATAPPPLFRYCGDDATLDIVFPDWSFWGWPEINIKPWESLLKDLKEGNKRSRWMEREPYAYWKGNPAVAATRLDLLKCNVSDKQDWNARVYTQDWILESQEGYKQSDLASQCIHRYKIYIEGSAWSVSQKYILACDSVTLLVKPHYYDFFTRSLMPVHHYWPIREDDKCRSIKFAVDWGNRHKQKAQSIGKAASDFIQEDLKMDNVYDYMFHLLNEYAKLLKFKPTVPEKAVELCSERMGCGAEGLKKKFMMESMVKYPMDASPCTMPPPFSPLELQTFLNRKVNSIKQVEAWEKKFWENQNT comes from the exons ATGCTGAAATTTCAGAGGTATTTTCTGCACGGATCCGGCTACTTTCGGCATTTCTCCGACAGCATATGGCGGCCATTTATGAAAGCTCCTGCAAGATCCTCTGCtatcctcttttttttcctcttcctcttcattgGCGCGTTTCTCTCCACGCGCCTCCTCGACTCCGCCACG TCCCTTCCTACCACGTCAGTTGAAAAGCCCATCCTACCGACCGGGACAGCTCATAAGCCCTTCAAAATCCCGAAAAAGCCCCCAGTGAAAATTGAATATCCTTTAAACTGCTCGGCCGGTAATCTCACACGGACCTGCCCGCGAAACTACCCCACAGCCTTTTCCCCAGAAGATCCTGACCGTCCATCACCGCCAGAATGTCCACACTACTTCCGTTGGATTTACGGGGATCTACGGCCATGGATGAAGAGCGGGATCACAAGGGAGATGGTGGAGAGGGCCAAAAGGACTGCTACTTTCAAATTGGTGATTTTGAATGGAAGGGCTTACGTGGAGAAATATCAGAGGGCGTTTCAGACGAGAGATGTCTTCACGCTGTGGGGGATCCTACAGTTGTTAAGGAGGTACCCTGGGAAAGTGCCTGATTTGGAGTTGATGTTTGATTGCGTTGACTGGCCAGTCATTCAATCGAATGAGTATCGTGGGCCCAACGCCACAGCTCCACCACCGTTGTTTCGGTATTGTGGGGATGACGCCACGTTGGATATCGTCTTTCCTGATTGGTCATTCTGGGGCTG GCCAGAAATCAATATAAAGCCATGGGAATCATTGTTGAAGGACCTAAAAGAAGGCAACAAGAGGAGCAGGTGGATGGAAAGGGAGCCCTATGCTTACTGGAAGGGAAATCCAGCTGTTGCTGCAACCAGGCTAGACCTCCTCAAATGTAATGTTTCAGATAAACAGGACTGGAATGCCCGAGTTTATACCCAG GATTGGATTCTAGAATCACAAGAAGGTTACAAACAATCGGATTTAGCAAGCCAATGCATTCATAG gtataaaatttatattgaagGATCTGCATGGTCTGTAAGCCAAAAGTACATTCTTGCCTGCGATTCTGTTACCTTACTAGTAAAGCCTCATTACTACGATTTCTTCACGAGGAGTTTGATGCCGGTGCACCACTATTGGCCCATAAGGGAGGATGACAAGTGCAGATCAATTAAGTTTGCTGTTGACTGGGGCAACCGCCATAAGCAGAAG GCACAGTCCATTGGGAAGGCAGCCAGTGATTTCATCCAAGAGGACTTGAAGATGGACAACGTGTATGACTACATGTTTCATCTTTTAAATGAATATGCTAAGCTGTTGAAGTTCAAGCCCACTGTGCCTGAAAAAGCTGTGGAGCTATGTTCAGAGAGAATGGGTTGTGGTGCAGAAGGATTAAAGAAGAAGTTTATGATGGAATCCATGGTGAAGTATCCCATGGATGCAAGCCCATGCACCATGCCTCCCCCCTTCAGTCCTCTAGAGCTTCAAACTTTTCTCAACAGAAAAGTAAATTCAATAAAACAAGTGGAGGCCTGGGAGAAGAAATTTTGGGAGAATCAAAATACATAG
- the LOC100245414 gene encoding receptor-like protein EIX2 isoform X2, producing the protein MANNLVCNEKEKQALLSFKHALLDPANQLSSWSIKEDCCGWRGVHCSNVTARVLKLELAEMNLGGEISPALLKLEFLDHLDLSSNDFKGSPIPSFLGSMGSLRYLNLNDARFAGLVPHQLGNLSTLRHLDLGYNSGLYVENLGWISHLAFLKYLSMDSVDLHREVHWLESVSMFPSLSELHLSECKLDSNMTSSLGYDNFTSLTFLDLSENKINQEMPNWLFNLSSLAFLSLSENQFKGQIPESLGHFKYLEYLDLSFNSFHGPIPTSIGNLSSLRELNLYYNRLNGTLPTSMGRLSNLMALALGYDSMTGAISEAHFTTLSKLETVQISETSFFFNVKSNWTPPFQLQFLLISSCKIGPKFPAWLQTQKSLSYLDFSRSGIEDTAPNWFWKFASYIDQIHLSNNRISGDLPQVVLNNTIIDLSSNCFSGRLPRLSPNVVVLNIANNSFSGPISPFMCQKMNGTSKLEVLDISTNALSGEISDCWMHWQSLIHINMGSNNLSGKIPNSMGSLVGLKALSLHNNSFYGDVPSSLENCKVLGLINLSDNKFSGIIPRWIVERTTLMVIHLRSNKFNGIIPPQICQLSSLIVLDFADNNLSGEIPKCLNNFSAMAEGPIRGQYDIWYDALEVKYDYESYMESLVLDIKGRESEYKEILKYVRAIDLSSNNLSGSIPVEIFSLSGLQFLNLSCNHLRGMISAKIGGMEYLESLDLSRNRLSGEIPQSIANLTFLSYLNVSYNNFSGRIPSSTQLQSLDPLSFFGNAELCGAPLTKNCTKDEEPQDTNTDEESREHPEIAWFYIGMGTGFVVGFWGVCGALFFKRAWRHAYFRVLDDMKDRVYVVIALRLKWLQNNLRRYFLDLRCLRGRSEREKVMDGGGT; encoded by the exons AT GGCAAACAACTTGGTTTGTAATGAAAAGGAGAAACAAGCCCTTCTGAGCTTCAAACACGCTCTTCTTGACCCTGCAAACCAGCTGTCTTCTTGGTCTATTAAAGAAGACTGTTGTGGATGGCGAGGAGTCCACTGCAGCAATGTCACTGCTCGAGTTCTCAAGCTCGAACTTGCTGAAATGAATTTGGGAGGTGAGATTAGTCCTGCTTTACTcaaattagaatttttggatCACTTAGACTTGAGCTCGAATGATTTTAAAGGTTCTCCAATTCCAAGTTTCCTGGGTTCCATGGGGAGTTTGAGATATCTTAACCTCAACGATGCTCGATTTGCTGGACTAGTTCCTCATCAGCTTGGAAATCTCTCGACTCTTCGTCACCTGGATCTGGGATATAACAGCGGGCTGTACGTTGAGAATCTTGGTTGGATTTCTCATCTTGCTTTTTTGAAGTACCTAAGCATGGATTCGGTCGACCTTCACAGGGAAGTCCATTGGCTTGAATCCGTGTCTATGTTCCCTTCTCTTTCAGAGCTGCACTTGTCCGAATGTAAACTTGATAGCAATATGACTTCATCTCTTGGGTATGACAATTTCACATCTCTcacatttcttgatctttcagaGAACAAAATCAATCAAGAAATGCCAAATTGGTTGTTTAATCTCAGTAGTCTTGCTTTTTTAAGTCTATCAGAAAATCAATTCAAGGGGCAAATTCCAGAGTCCTTGGGGCACTTCAAATATCTAGAATATCTTGATCTTTCTTTTAATTCCTTTCATGGTCCTATTCCTACATCCATAGGAAACTTATCCTCCTTGAGGGAATTAAATCTTTATTATAATCGATTAAATGGTACTCTTCCTACGAGTATGGGGCGTCTTTCAAATTTGATGGCCTTGGCTCTGGGATATGACTCTATGACCGGTGCTATATCAGAAGCACATTTTACAACACTTTCAAAATTGGAGACAGTACAGATATCAGAGACATCCTTCTTTTTCAATGTGAAATCCAACTGGACTCCTCCTTTTCAGCTTCAATTTCTGTTAATTTCTTCCTGCAAGATAGGTCCCAAGTTTCCGGCATGGCTACAGACCCAAAAGTCTCTTTCCTATCTAGACTTTTCCAGGTCAGGAATTGAGGACACAGCTCCCAACTGGTTCTGGAAGTTCGCTTCATACATCGATCAGATCCATCTCTCTAATAATCGGATATCTGGGGACTTACCCCAAGTTGTACTAAACAATACTATCATCGATTTGAGTTCTAATTGCTTCTCAGGTCGGTTGCCACGTCTCTCTCCGAATGTTGTTGTGTTGAATATTGCTAACAATTCATTTTCGGGACCGATTTCCCCTTTCATGTGCCAAAAGATGAATGGAACAAGTAAATTGGAGGTCCTTGACATATCAACTAATGCTTTATCAGGGGAAATTTCTGATTGTTGGATGCATTGGCAATCTCTTATTCATATAAATATGGGAAGCAACAATCTATCTGGTAAAATCCCCAATTCCATGGGTTCTTTGGTTGGACTTAAAGCATTGAGCTTGCACAACAATTCCTTCTATGGAGATGTACCTTCATCACTAGAGAACTGCAAGGTTTTGGGGCTGATAAATCTAAGTGACAATAAATTTTCAGGGATTATACCCAGGTGGATTGTTGAGAGGACAACTCTAATGGTTATCCATTTAAGATCCAATAAATTCAACGGCATTATTCCTCCACAAATATGCCAACTTTCTTCTCTTATAGTATTGGATTTCGCTGATAATAATCTATCAGGAGAGATACCGAAGTGCTTGAATAATTTCAGTGCTATGGCTGAAGGACCTATCCGGGGTCAGTATGATATTTGGTATGATGCTTTGGAAGTAAAGTACGATTATGAATCTTACATGGAAAGTCTTGTTTTAGATATAAAGGGGAGGGAATCAGAGTATAAAGAGATTCTTAAATATGTTAGGGCCATCGACCTTTCAAGTAACAATTTATCAGGATCAATCCCAGTTGAAATCTTTAGTCTCTCCGGATTGCAATTTCTAAACTTATCTTGCAATCATTTAAGGGGAATGATATCAGCGAAAATTGGAGGCATGGAATACTTAGAATCTTTGGATCTCTCTAGAAACCGTCTTTCAGGTGAAATTCCTCAAAGCATTGCCAATTTAACATTTCTTAGTTATCTGAACGTGTCGTACAACAATTTTTCTGGAAGAATTCCTTCAAGCACCCAGCTTCAAAGCTTGGATCCGCTTTCTTTCTTTGGCAATGCTGAACTGTGTGGAGCCCCTCTTACGAAAAACTGCACAAAAGATGAAGAGCCTCAAGATACAAACACCGATGAAGAAAGTAGAGAACATCCTGAAATCGCATGGTTTTACATTGGCATGGGAACAGGATTTGTTGTGGGGTTCTGGGGAGTTTGTGGAGCCCTCTTTTTCAAAAGAGCTTGGAGGCATGCTTATTTTCGGGTtcttgatgacatgaaagacagGGTCTATGTGGTTATAGCATTAAGGTTGAAATGGTTGCAAAACAACCTGAGAAGATACTTTCTCG ATTTACGATGTTTAAGGGGTCGCAGCGAAAGAGAGAAGGTAATGGATGGTGGTGGAACCTGA
- the LOC100245414 gene encoding receptor-like protein EIX2 isoform X1, translating to MRKAIRGVLLLWFLCSTILRSCRANNLVCNEKEKQALLSFKHALLDPANQLSSWSIKEDCCGWRGVHCSNVTARVLKLELAEMNLGGEISPALLKLEFLDHLDLSSNDFKGSPIPSFLGSMGSLRYLNLNDARFAGLVPHQLGNLSTLRHLDLGYNSGLYVENLGWISHLAFLKYLSMDSVDLHREVHWLESVSMFPSLSELHLSECKLDSNMTSSLGYDNFTSLTFLDLSENKINQEMPNWLFNLSSLAFLSLSENQFKGQIPESLGHFKYLEYLDLSFNSFHGPIPTSIGNLSSLRELNLYYNRLNGTLPTSMGRLSNLMALALGYDSMTGAISEAHFTTLSKLETVQISETSFFFNVKSNWTPPFQLQFLLISSCKIGPKFPAWLQTQKSLSYLDFSRSGIEDTAPNWFWKFASYIDQIHLSNNRISGDLPQVVLNNTIIDLSSNCFSGRLPRLSPNVVVLNIANNSFSGPISPFMCQKMNGTSKLEVLDISTNALSGEISDCWMHWQSLIHINMGSNNLSGKIPNSMGSLVGLKALSLHNNSFYGDVPSSLENCKVLGLINLSDNKFSGIIPRWIVERTTLMVIHLRSNKFNGIIPPQICQLSSLIVLDFADNNLSGEIPKCLNNFSAMAEGPIRGQYDIWYDALEVKYDYESYMESLVLDIKGRESEYKEILKYVRAIDLSSNNLSGSIPVEIFSLSGLQFLNLSCNHLRGMISAKIGGMEYLESLDLSRNRLSGEIPQSIANLTFLSYLNVSYNNFSGRIPSSTQLQSLDPLSFFGNAELCGAPLTKNCTKDEEPQDTNTDEESREHPEIAWFYIGMGTGFVVGFWGVCGALFFKRAWRHAYFRVLDDMKDRVYVVIALRLKWLQNNLRRYFLDLRCLRGRSEREKVMDGGGT from the exons ATGAGAAAAGCAATTCGAGGTGTTCTTTTGCTTTGGTTTCTGTGCTCAACAATTTTAAGGTCATGCAGGGCAAACAACTTGGTTTGTAATGAAAAGGAGAAACAAGCCCTTCTGAGCTTCAAACACGCTCTTCTTGACCCTGCAAACCAGCTGTCTTCTTGGTCTATTAAAGAAGACTGTTGTGGATGGCGAGGAGTCCACTGCAGCAATGTCACTGCTCGAGTTCTCAAGCTCGAACTTGCTGAAATGAATTTGGGAGGTGAGATTAGTCCTGCTTTACTcaaattagaatttttggatCACTTAGACTTGAGCTCGAATGATTTTAAAGGTTCTCCAATTCCAAGTTTCCTGGGTTCCATGGGGAGTTTGAGATATCTTAACCTCAACGATGCTCGATTTGCTGGACTAGTTCCTCATCAGCTTGGAAATCTCTCGACTCTTCGTCACCTGGATCTGGGATATAACAGCGGGCTGTACGTTGAGAATCTTGGTTGGATTTCTCATCTTGCTTTTTTGAAGTACCTAAGCATGGATTCGGTCGACCTTCACAGGGAAGTCCATTGGCTTGAATCCGTGTCTATGTTCCCTTCTCTTTCAGAGCTGCACTTGTCCGAATGTAAACTTGATAGCAATATGACTTCATCTCTTGGGTATGACAATTTCACATCTCTcacatttcttgatctttcagaGAACAAAATCAATCAAGAAATGCCAAATTGGTTGTTTAATCTCAGTAGTCTTGCTTTTTTAAGTCTATCAGAAAATCAATTCAAGGGGCAAATTCCAGAGTCCTTGGGGCACTTCAAATATCTAGAATATCTTGATCTTTCTTTTAATTCCTTTCATGGTCCTATTCCTACATCCATAGGAAACTTATCCTCCTTGAGGGAATTAAATCTTTATTATAATCGATTAAATGGTACTCTTCCTACGAGTATGGGGCGTCTTTCAAATTTGATGGCCTTGGCTCTGGGATATGACTCTATGACCGGTGCTATATCAGAAGCACATTTTACAACACTTTCAAAATTGGAGACAGTACAGATATCAGAGACATCCTTCTTTTTCAATGTGAAATCCAACTGGACTCCTCCTTTTCAGCTTCAATTTCTGTTAATTTCTTCCTGCAAGATAGGTCCCAAGTTTCCGGCATGGCTACAGACCCAAAAGTCTCTTTCCTATCTAGACTTTTCCAGGTCAGGAATTGAGGACACAGCTCCCAACTGGTTCTGGAAGTTCGCTTCATACATCGATCAGATCCATCTCTCTAATAATCGGATATCTGGGGACTTACCCCAAGTTGTACTAAACAATACTATCATCGATTTGAGTTCTAATTGCTTCTCAGGTCGGTTGCCACGTCTCTCTCCGAATGTTGTTGTGTTGAATATTGCTAACAATTCATTTTCGGGACCGATTTCCCCTTTCATGTGCCAAAAGATGAATGGAACAAGTAAATTGGAGGTCCTTGACATATCAACTAATGCTTTATCAGGGGAAATTTCTGATTGTTGGATGCATTGGCAATCTCTTATTCATATAAATATGGGAAGCAACAATCTATCTGGTAAAATCCCCAATTCCATGGGTTCTTTGGTTGGACTTAAAGCATTGAGCTTGCACAACAATTCCTTCTATGGAGATGTACCTTCATCACTAGAGAACTGCAAGGTTTTGGGGCTGATAAATCTAAGTGACAATAAATTTTCAGGGATTATACCCAGGTGGATTGTTGAGAGGACAACTCTAATGGTTATCCATTTAAGATCCAATAAATTCAACGGCATTATTCCTCCACAAATATGCCAACTTTCTTCTCTTATAGTATTGGATTTCGCTGATAATAATCTATCAGGAGAGATACCGAAGTGCTTGAATAATTTCAGTGCTATGGCTGAAGGACCTATCCGGGGTCAGTATGATATTTGGTATGATGCTTTGGAAGTAAAGTACGATTATGAATCTTACATGGAAAGTCTTGTTTTAGATATAAAGGGGAGGGAATCAGAGTATAAAGAGATTCTTAAATATGTTAGGGCCATCGACCTTTCAAGTAACAATTTATCAGGATCAATCCCAGTTGAAATCTTTAGTCTCTCCGGATTGCAATTTCTAAACTTATCTTGCAATCATTTAAGGGGAATGATATCAGCGAAAATTGGAGGCATGGAATACTTAGAATCTTTGGATCTCTCTAGAAACCGTCTTTCAGGTGAAATTCCTCAAAGCATTGCCAATTTAACATTTCTTAGTTATCTGAACGTGTCGTACAACAATTTTTCTGGAAGAATTCCTTCAAGCACCCAGCTTCAAAGCTTGGATCCGCTTTCTTTCTTTGGCAATGCTGAACTGTGTGGAGCCCCTCTTACGAAAAACTGCACAAAAGATGAAGAGCCTCAAGATACAAACACCGATGAAGAAAGTAGAGAACATCCTGAAATCGCATGGTTTTACATTGGCATGGGAACAGGATTTGTTGTGGGGTTCTGGGGAGTTTGTGGAGCCCTCTTTTTCAAAAGAGCTTGGAGGCATGCTTATTTTCGGGTtcttgatgacatgaaagacagGGTCTATGTGGTTATAGCATTAAGGTTGAAATGGTTGCAAAACAACCTGAGAAGATACTTTCTCG ATTTACGATGTTTAAGGGGTCGCAGCGAAAGAGAGAAGGTAATGGATGGTGGTGGAACCTGA